In Oryza sativa Japonica Group chromosome 3, ASM3414082v1, one DNA window encodes the following:
- the LOC4331854 gene encoding 15-cis-phytoene desaturase, chloroplastic/chromoplastic isoform X3 has protein sequence MKMEIGMKLGFISFNLFGELGINDRLQWKEHSMIFAMPNKPGEFSRFDFPETLPAPLNGIWAILRNNEMLTWPEKVKFALGLLPAMVGGQAYVEAQDGFTVSEWMKKQGVPDRVNDEVFIAMSKALNFINPDELSMQCILIALNRFLQEKHGSKMAFLDGNPPERLCMPIVDHVRSLGGEVRLNSRIQKIELNPDGTVKHFALTDGTQITGDAYVFATPVDILKLLVPQEWKEISYFKKLEKLVGVPVINVHIWFDRKLKNTYDHLLFSRSSLLSVYADMSVTCKEYYDPNRSMLELVFAPAEEWVGRSDTEIIEATMQELAKLFPDEIAADQSKAKILKYHVVKTPRSVYKTIPDCEPCRPLQRSPIEGFYLAGDYTKQKYLASMEGAVLSGKLCAQSVVEDYKMLSRRSLKSLQSEVPVAS, from the exons ATGAAGATGGAGATTGGTATGAAACTGGGCTTCATATCTTTT AACTTGTTTGGCGAGCTTGGTATTAATGATCGGTTGCAATGGAAGGAACACTCCATGATATTTGCCATGCCAAACAAGCCAGGAGAATTCAGCCGGTTTGATTTTCCTGAAACATTGCCTGCACCCTTAAATG GAATATGGGCCATACTAAGAAACAATGAAATGCTAACTTGGCCAGAGAAGGTGAAGTTTGCTCTTGGACTTTTGCCAGCAATGGTTGGTGGCCAAGCTTATGTTGAAGCTCAAGATGGTTTTACTGTTTCTGAGTGGATGAAAAAGCAG GGTGTTCCTGATCGAGTGAACGATGAGGTTTTCATTGCAATGTCAAAGGCACTTAATTTCATAAATCCTGATGAGTTATCCATGCAGTGCATTCTGATTGCTTTAAACCGATTTCTTCAG GAGAAGCATGGTTCTAAGATGGCATTCTTGGATGGTAATCCTCCTGAAAGGTTATGCATGCCTATTGTTGACCATGTTCGCTCTTTGGGTGGTGAGGTTCGGCTGAATTCTCGTATTCAGAAAATAGAACTTAATCCTGATGGAACAGTGAAACACTTTGCACTTACTGATGGAACTCAAATAACTGGAGATGCTTATGTTTTTGCAACACCAG TTGATATCTTGAAGCTTCTTGTACCTCAAGAGTGGAAAGAAATATCTTATTTCAAGAAGCTGGAGAAGTTGGTGGGAGTTCCTGTTATAAATGTTcatatatg GTTTGATAGAAAACTGAAGAACACATATGACCACCTTCTTTTCAGCAG GAGTTCACTTTTAAGTGTTTATGCGGACATGTCAGTAACTTGCAAG GAATACTATGATCCAAACCGTTCAATGCTGGAGTTGGTCTTTGCTCCTGCAGAGGAATGGGTTGGACGGAGTGACACTGAAATCATCGAAGCAACTATGCAAGAGCTAGCCAAGCTATTTCCTGATGAAATTGCTGCTGATCAGAGTAAAGCAAAGATTCTGAAGTATCATGTTGTGAAGACACCAAG ATCTGTTTACAAGACTATCCCGGACTGTGAACCTTGCCGACCTCTGCAAAGATCACCGATTGAAGGGTTCTATCTAGCTGGTGACTACACAAAGCAGAAATATTTGGCTTCGATGGAGGGTGCAGTTCTATCTGGGAAGCTTTGTGCTCAGTCTGTAGTGGAG GATTATAAAATGCTATCTCGTAGGAGCCTGAAAAGTCTGCAGTCTGAAGTTCCTGTTGCCTCCTAG
- the LOC4331854 gene encoding 15-cis-phytoene desaturase, chloroplastic/chromoplastic isoform X2: MDTGCLSSMNITGTSQARSFAGQLPTHRCFASSSIQALKSSQHVSFGVKSLVLRNKGKRFRRRLGALQVVCQDFPRPPLENTINFLEAGQLSSFFRNSEQPTKPLQVVIAGAGLAGLSTAKYLADAGHKPILLEARDVLGGKIAAWKDEDGDWYETGLHIFFGAYPNIQNLFGELGINDRLQWKEHSMIFAMPNKPGEFSRFDFPETLPAPLNGIWAILRNNEMLTWPEKVKFALGLLPAMVGGQAYVEAQDGFTVSEWMKKQGVPDRVNDEVFIAMSKALNFINPDELSMQCILIALNRFLQEKHGSKMAFLDGNPPERLCMPIVDHVRSLGGEVRLNSRIQKIELNPDGTVKHFALTDGTQITGDAYVFATPVDILKLLVPQEWKEISYFKKLEKLVGVPVINVHIWFDRKLKNTYDHLLFSRSSLLSVYADMSVTCKEYYDPNRSMLELVFAPAEEWVGRSDTEIIEATMQELAKLFPDEIAADQSKAKILKYHVVKTPRSVYKTIPDCEPCRPLQRSPIEGFYLAGDYTKQKYLASMEGAVLSGKLCAQSVVEDYKMLSRRSLKSLQSEVPVAS, translated from the exons ATGGATACTGGCTGCCTGTCATCTATGAACATAACTGGAACCAGCCAAGCAAGATCTTTTGCGGGACAACTTCCTACTCATAGGTGCTTCGCAAGTAGCAGCATCCAAGCACTGAAAAGTAGTCAGCATGTGAGCTTTGGAGTGAAATCTCTTGTCTTAAGGAATAAAGGAAAAAGATTCCGTCGGAGGCTCGGTGCTCTACAG GTTGTTTGCCAGGACTTTCCAAGACCTCCACTAGAAAACACAATAAACTTTTTGGAAGCTGGACAACTATCTTCATTTTTCAGAAACAGTGAACAACCCACTAAACCATTACAGGTCGTGATTGCTGGAGCAG gattaGCTGGTTTATCAACGGCAAAATATCTGGCAGATGCTGGTCATAAACCCATATTGCTTGAGGCAAGGGATGTTTTGGGTGGAAAG ATAGCTGCTTGGAAGGATGAAGATGGAGATTGGTATGAAACTGGGCTTCATATCTTTT TTGGAGCTTATCCCAACATACAGAACTTGTTTGGCGAGCTTGGTATTAATGATCGGTTGCAATGGAAGGAACACTCCATGATATTTGCCATGCCAAACAAGCCAGGAGAATTCAGCCGGTTTGATTTTCCTGAAACATTGCCTGCACCCTTAAATG GAATATGGGCCATACTAAGAAACAATGAAATGCTAACTTGGCCAGAGAAGGTGAAGTTTGCTCTTGGACTTTTGCCAGCAATGGTTGGTGGCCAAGCTTATGTTGAAGCTCAAGATGGTTTTACTGTTTCTGAGTGGATGAAAAAGCAG GGTGTTCCTGATCGAGTGAACGATGAGGTTTTCATTGCAATGTCAAAGGCACTTAATTTCATAAATCCTGATGAGTTATCCATGCAGTGCATTCTGATTGCTTTAAACCGATTTCTTCAG GAGAAGCATGGTTCTAAGATGGCATTCTTGGATGGTAATCCTCCTGAAAGGTTATGCATGCCTATTGTTGACCATGTTCGCTCTTTGGGTGGTGAGGTTCGGCTGAATTCTCGTATTCAGAAAATAGAACTTAATCCTGATGGAACAGTGAAACACTTTGCACTTACTGATGGAACTCAAATAACTGGAGATGCTTATGTTTTTGCAACACCAG TTGATATCTTGAAGCTTCTTGTACCTCAAGAGTGGAAAGAAATATCTTATTTCAAGAAGCTGGAGAAGTTGGTGGGAGTTCCTGTTATAAATGTTcatatatg GTTTGATAGAAAACTGAAGAACACATATGACCACCTTCTTTTCAGCAG GAGTTCACTTTTAAGTGTTTATGCGGACATGTCAGTAACTTGCAAG GAATACTATGATCCAAACCGTTCAATGCTGGAGTTGGTCTTTGCTCCTGCAGAGGAATGGGTTGGACGGAGTGACACTGAAATCATCGAAGCAACTATGCAAGAGCTAGCCAAGCTATTTCCTGATGAAATTGCTGCTGATCAGAGTAAAGCAAAGATTCTGAAGTATCATGTTGTGAAGACACCAAG ATCTGTTTACAAGACTATCCCGGACTGTGAACCTTGCCGACCTCTGCAAAGATCACCGATTGAAGGGTTCTATCTAGCTGGTGACTACACAAAGCAGAAATATTTGGCTTCGATGGAGGGTGCAGTTCTATCTGGGAAGCTTTGTGCTCAGTCTGTAGTGGAG GATTATAAAATGCTATCTCGTAGGAGCCTGAAAAGTCTGCAGTCTGAAGTTCCTGTTGCCTCCTAG
- the LOC4331854 gene encoding 15-cis-phytoene desaturase, chloroplastic/chromoplastic isoform X1, with translation MDTGCLSSMNITGTSQARSFAGQLPTHRCFASSSIQALKSSQHVSFGVKSLVLRNKGKRFRRRLGALQVVCQDFPRPPLENTINFLEAGQLSSFFRNSEQPTKPLQVVIAGAALIFFSGLAGLSTAKYLADAGHKPILLEARDVLGGKIAAWKDEDGDWYETGLHIFFGAYPNIQNLFGELGINDRLQWKEHSMIFAMPNKPGEFSRFDFPETLPAPLNGIWAILRNNEMLTWPEKVKFALGLLPAMVGGQAYVEAQDGFTVSEWMKKQGVPDRVNDEVFIAMSKALNFINPDELSMQCILIALNRFLQEKHGSKMAFLDGNPPERLCMPIVDHVRSLGGEVRLNSRIQKIELNPDGTVKHFALTDGTQITGDAYVFATPVDILKLLVPQEWKEISYFKKLEKLVGVPVINVHIWFDRKLKNTYDHLLFSRSSLLSVYADMSVTCKEYYDPNRSMLELVFAPAEEWVGRSDTEIIEATMQELAKLFPDEIAADQSKAKILKYHVVKTPRSVYKTIPDCEPCRPLQRSPIEGFYLAGDYTKQKYLASMEGAVLSGKLCAQSVVEDYKMLSRRSLKSLQSEVPVAS, from the exons ATGGATACTGGCTGCCTGTCATCTATGAACATAACTGGAACCAGCCAAGCAAGATCTTTTGCGGGACAACTTCCTACTCATAGGTGCTTCGCAAGTAGCAGCATCCAAGCACTGAAAAGTAGTCAGCATGTGAGCTTTGGAGTGAAATCTCTTGTCTTAAGGAATAAAGGAAAAAGATTCCGTCGGAGGCTCGGTGCTCTACAG GTTGTTTGCCAGGACTTTCCAAGACCTCCACTAGAAAACACAATAAACTTTTTGGAAGCTGGACAACTATCTTCATTTTTCAGAAACAGTGAACAACCCACTAAACCATTACAGGTCGTGATTGCTGGAGCAG ctttgatttttttttcaggattaGCTGGTTTATCAACGGCAAAATATCTGGCAGATGCTGGTCATAAACCCATATTGCTTGAGGCAAGGGATGTTTTGGGTGGAAAG ATAGCTGCTTGGAAGGATGAAGATGGAGATTGGTATGAAACTGGGCTTCATATCTTTT TTGGAGCTTATCCCAACATACAGAACTTGTTTGGCGAGCTTGGTATTAATGATCGGTTGCAATGGAAGGAACACTCCATGATATTTGCCATGCCAAACAAGCCAGGAGAATTCAGCCGGTTTGATTTTCCTGAAACATTGCCTGCACCCTTAAATG GAATATGGGCCATACTAAGAAACAATGAAATGCTAACTTGGCCAGAGAAGGTGAAGTTTGCTCTTGGACTTTTGCCAGCAATGGTTGGTGGCCAAGCTTATGTTGAAGCTCAAGATGGTTTTACTGTTTCTGAGTGGATGAAAAAGCAG GGTGTTCCTGATCGAGTGAACGATGAGGTTTTCATTGCAATGTCAAAGGCACTTAATTTCATAAATCCTGATGAGTTATCCATGCAGTGCATTCTGATTGCTTTAAACCGATTTCTTCAG GAGAAGCATGGTTCTAAGATGGCATTCTTGGATGGTAATCCTCCTGAAAGGTTATGCATGCCTATTGTTGACCATGTTCGCTCTTTGGGTGGTGAGGTTCGGCTGAATTCTCGTATTCAGAAAATAGAACTTAATCCTGATGGAACAGTGAAACACTTTGCACTTACTGATGGAACTCAAATAACTGGAGATGCTTATGTTTTTGCAACACCAG TTGATATCTTGAAGCTTCTTGTACCTCAAGAGTGGAAAGAAATATCTTATTTCAAGAAGCTGGAGAAGTTGGTGGGAGTTCCTGTTATAAATGTTcatatatg GTTTGATAGAAAACTGAAGAACACATATGACCACCTTCTTTTCAGCAG GAGTTCACTTTTAAGTGTTTATGCGGACATGTCAGTAACTTGCAAG GAATACTATGATCCAAACCGTTCAATGCTGGAGTTGGTCTTTGCTCCTGCAGAGGAATGGGTTGGACGGAGTGACACTGAAATCATCGAAGCAACTATGCAAGAGCTAGCCAAGCTATTTCCTGATGAAATTGCTGCTGATCAGAGTAAAGCAAAGATTCTGAAGTATCATGTTGTGAAGACACCAAG ATCTGTTTACAAGACTATCCCGGACTGTGAACCTTGCCGACCTCTGCAAAGATCACCGATTGAAGGGTTCTATCTAGCTGGTGACTACACAAAGCAGAAATATTTGGCTTCGATGGAGGGTGCAGTTCTATCTGGGAAGCTTTGTGCTCAGTCTGTAGTGGAG GATTATAAAATGCTATCTCGTAGGAGCCTGAAAAGTCTGCAGTCTGAAGTTCCTGTTGCCTCCTAG